The Anopheles maculipalpis chromosome 3RL, idAnoMacuDA_375_x, whole genome shotgun sequence genomic sequence GTAAGCACAGGATTAAATTCAATATTATCTTCGCTTTAAACATTTGCATCGAATACGAATCTTCCGAACCACGTTCATCCTTTTTGATGTCCATTTTCGAATCTCCGGACGAGCGAATCCATCCTTCCTGCTTAAGGCGAACATAAATTTGTACATTAGGACATAAAAGAAACGCCTCTCGAAGTaggagaaaacgaaaaattcaaGGTCCCGAACCAAAACGCTAGCAGGCGCCTTGCATCATGATCAAAGACCAAAACGAGACCCGAATCTTAAGCCTAAATACTTGTGTGAGGTGTATCCCACCGCAAACGCCACCACCAATCAAAGCGATATGAAGTGTGTGAGCGCGCGTGTTTGGATGGCCCCACAGTGTTCTATGCTTGTATGCTTTGCTACCTCGGGCAGGCATCAGACAAGCTCATCATTGCCAACCACCAACCAATACAACACAGCATATCAGAGTTCAACGCTAGGTTTAGCTAAATGGGACCGATGGTGATGGATCATTAgacattcacacacacgcacacacatacgttaAGTCGTTTCCTCTGTAAAAGAGCAAAGGTAAAACACTTCAGCAACGTTACCATTAGTCGCAATCAGGCAACCGTGTGCACCGCACCTTGAATGCTGAGATCCACTCCTAAGCCTGCCGAGCGGAGGCTGTCCACTACTGGTTGGCAAAAACTGAGTCTAAAAAATATGTTCGACGGTTTGCTTGGGAGACGTTATCGAGtcaaaaacgaaagcaaaaaaaaaggtcccgGTCGCCCACGTAAATTGACAAAAAGCGCCCCCGGGTCTCTCTTCGGTGAACCGGTCCAAAGCTGCTGTAGTGTAGGCTGTTTCATCAACAACTTTCCGTTTCAATACTGCATCGTTGTTGCCTCCGGGCATTGGTGCGGTAGCAATGTTGTAACACCTGGTACTAAAAACCATTGCTAAAAACCAGCACAGAACACCAACTGGAGCGGTCAAAAAATGGACCGAACCGAACATTGCCATCTTACTTCGTCGTCAAACTAAACCCCACCGGGGAGGAGTAAGGATAAGGAAATCCTTTTGGAATTTGAAGCACAAGGCAAGAAAAGCCTTCTGCCTTCTGCCCATGGCCCGGAAAGAAAAAGTGATAATGTAATTAATACGAAGCCCAAATTTTCAATGGCACTTTGTGAGAAAAAAGGCTCACTAAACAAGCAGCAGAAAGGAATTCAATCCCACTGTGCTTATTAAAAAGAGTGGCTTCACACGCATATCACACAACGATCTCTAATACGAAGCCCAAATTTTCAATGGCTATTGGTGAGAAAAAAGGCTCACTAAACAAGCAGCAGAAACGAATTCAATCCTACTTTGCTCATTAAAAAGAGTTGCTTCATACTCATAACATACAACGATCTCTATTCTAATGCCTGAATAATTAAtctctgttctttttttcaatcttGGCAAGAAAATAATACATTCAGCGTGTAGCCCAACGACAATGCAGACATTCCAGCAAAAGctttacaccttttttttctaggcTCAAGATTGCCTAAAATTTGTGTGTCTCGGTAAGAAACGCATTGAGGAAAATAGCGAAAAAAGACTCCAACTTTCTGgggggaacaaaaaaatcgtctTCAATTTTTCTGTCATCTGTATGCGTGACGGATTGATCCATAGATGAGACGATGGTACGAATGCAAGAAATGGATGCAAAATTCATCAACTAATCATCGATAGTTATGCTAAAAATGTTCCTTTATGACATTCTTTCCTAGTCTTTGATTATTTCTTGCCCTTAGTACTTGCGTTAGACTTTTTGTAATTTGAGGACGGATGCTCCCTTTATTATACAATATTTTCCAAGTACCAAACGGATAGAATTTCTTGATTTCCACAATGTTGCGAGACAGGTGTTATGTgcaaagaatttattttttctgtacAACGTCCTCCTAAGCCATATGAATACACAAACTGCCTTACTAATTAGCATACAGTCAGTCAACAAGAAATACTCGTTCCGTTGTTTTATCACATATCAACCGATGCTGTTAATCCTTGAGCAAACCGGGCAGACAGTTCCTCCCACTCCGACCGATCAGCataaaaaattcattcaaaaatgGCGCTGGCATTTCACACCGTTCAAAACATGTTTTCGCGCGGGGGCTTCTTTTGCGAGAAGCATACAATCCAGGTGCTTTTTCGTGCCTGGCCCGACTATCAATCCTTCGTTCGATTGCGTCCAGTCGCCCACCGTAGTTAACGCCCAAACTTCCAAACCCATAATTAttaacatcagcagcagcagtaacaatTACTAAACAGAAACGCAGCCTACTACAATCTGAAAGAATTAATCGCTGGTTTCAAAACAACTAataccaacaacacacacacgtgcacgtAGCAACCACACGAGTGCGCCATCTGGTGGAATTTCGAACACACTCCTCCACATTCCCGTTCTGCAGTGTGCTGGGACTGGGGGGCTGGGATTTCCAATGCGTGTTCTCTATTGTTGCTACGACGAGAGTTGTACAGGGTTGGAGATGGGGTGTCGTTCGGTATTATCCACTGCGGCCATCGTTTGCGGTTCTCGATCAAGCCCACACACACCCTCTCCCAAGGGTTCCAACCCAAGATTACACCAATACATCCAATTCGTCGCGGGGAGGTACGTCGCGTACTcggttcattcattcattctttcCATGCAAGATCTTGGCATTTTTTTCCGTACATTTCCTTGCTTCCtttctctcattctctctctctctctctctctctctctctctgtctatctctctctttctctctcactccatCTCTATCAATGTTGAGCAAAAACGTTCGGAAAactctcttcttctctcttcCGGTACCAAATGaaacggaaatgaaaatattgctGTTCACTTGAGGATTTCATCTAGCAAGTCCGGTCTACTACAAGACAATTGTACTTGGCAGCTGCTTTTCGGCGGGACGTTTTATGGTCGCTGTCGAATGTCGCGAGCGAAGCTGCTTCACCAGCCGCAGTGGAAACAGCTAGAGGGACCATAAAATCAATATAAATACACAACATCtcacatcaacacacacacacaagcaagcATACACAACAACGATGCGTATTCTCTTGTGGTCGCATACACACGCACCATGTACGCATTACAAAaatctcgctctctttcgaTTCCACGGGCCCAAGCACCCCATCACCCAGCCAACCCTCCCATCATCCCTACGTTCCGACAACAGCCCACACCTTTCCAAATGCAAAAGGAAAGCACCCGCACAACTACCGACGCACGACACATCGCTGTCTATATTCCAGACTCAGCTTCAGTCATTTGCTCCCTGCACATCTCGTTCTGCCTCGTTCATGCTAAAAGGGCGGCCCTTTTTCACTGATTTTTCCCGTTTCGGTCGCTCCTTTGCTTTTACCGTCTTCTACATCCCGTAGCACTTCTCATCCAGAGAGGGAACGAAAGGTTTAGTCGAACAGGCCTGAAATTTATGTTGAGacaggtgtgtatgtgtgtgtatgtatgtatgtttcgAACGGCTTATAGACTTTACGAGCTTAACGGTGGGGTGTTGCGGGAAAAAGCGGGATCGTTGGACTGATCATAAACTTGGAAATGGAGTGAGCAGTGAGAATAACGTCGTACGAGCATCTCAGCTCATCATGGGTAACCGAGATGACGAGGGCGACACGTCCAAAGGGTCTGTGCAATGGCGAGAGGAATTCGTTGAAATATACCAACATTGGATGAGCTATCTTGTGCgtatatgcacacacacacacacacgcgcgcgcgcacgcacgcacgcacaagaGGACGGCACCGGGAGCATCATCCGAAGAGCTGAATGCCGATCGTTTCTTGCCCTTCACCTATTGTCAGCCACCTTTCGCTTGATCCGATTCGTTCCACACTTTCCATCCAAGTTCCAGAGGGCTTTGGGGGGCTTGAGTGCGAGAAAGGTTCTGCAATTTGTAGTCGAACGGATGTTTGTAGTCGAGGGCGATGTTTTGGACAAACCATAGCAGTACCAGTTATGCTACCAATTTATTGTTTCATGTTGGACGGAAGGCATCGGTAAAATgaacaataataatacaatACCTGATCGTTCTCGGCTGCAGCCGCCAACGTCCAAGGGATCGCGACCAGGAACAACACCAGCAGGAAGGAGGTGGCTGCCGTCGCCGTTGACGATGCGGCCAGTTTCCGCCGGTTGCCACCGTGCCTAACGCCGTCGTCTTTGATGTTGAGCATTGCGAGCGACATGTTTCAATGTTGATTCAGAATTAGATCGGACACTTCTCCACGTTACGGTGGGACAGGAAACGTGTAATGGAGTTACAGACTTTTACACTACACAACACACGACACTAGCTCCTATTTGGACGGATTACTTTACTTTATTATCtatattattttatgcttTACGGCCTGCACTTGCCCACAACAAATTTCCActaacactcacacacatacacacacacatgtgtataaataaatatggaTACACTTGGGCACACAATGAGCACAGCACGGAAAACGGTGGAAACGGAGATGTTAAAGGTGGCTTTAGAAAATCCCTTACCACTAGacaacaccacaatacaaCACTGCGCGCTCCTACACACCACACGCACTCATACAATTACTGCTACACAGGAAGGCTCCTTCCTCTTAGATCAAGGATATGGGGatgaacacacacgcacgattACACACACTCTTTGCTCCGTACACAACACCACGGGAGTGAGCAAAAACGATGCACTTGGTCGCTTTTTCCACCAATTTCAACTTTTCGCGACGGATGTGCGTCGCTGGTAGTACCGATAACTTCACTAAACACTACAATTTTCGACACAATCCTAGCAGCCGATGCAGTTGCTGTGTTTGCCCGTGTTGACTGTCAGCGCTGCCGTTGTACACGTTTTGCTGCGATCAGGGCGACAATTTTACACCACACAATTGCTTTCCAGCGCAATAGAACACAAGTGACGGTGAATATCAACGCACATTCCTGGCGTAaaaccacgacgacgacgaccacgacATCCAGACGAACAGCAACgcactaacaaaaaaacacacgcatacacctacttctcgcgcacacacacacgctctttctttctctcttccttgAACGCTGTAGCGACTGCTGACTTTCTACAATTCCACACCACAAACTGAACAATTATTACTGCCTCGAACTGGGTGCATAATCAGCAAATGTAACAACGCACAGTTTTGACGATTGGAAACTGCGTAAATTTTGCGTCAGCCTGCCCTTTTCCACGGCTCTTGGCTTTTTGCTGGCTTGTAATGTTCCCGACAGCTAGTTTGCACAGCTCCACTTTACACAAGGAATGATCTGTCAGACGTTTGACATTGCCCCAAGTAGCATTTTTCTAACGTCTGATTGGCAGACAACTGAAAATTACAACCAAGACGAGTATTACAAAGGTGTCGTAAAAGTCGTGGGTAATGTAAAAAAGTGGCCTTTAAACATTTCTATTTTACCGATTCAGTTTGAGCAGTTTGACCCTTTACACTGAAACActtaaaaataacattattttcaTATAATAACTTTATTCTTACGGCACCGGTTGTGAGCTTGAATAAGAAGACGTAAAGATCAAGCCGTCCGAAAACGGCCTTTTCCTACTTCATTAATGatgcaaattaatttaagcaaaagaaaaccacttttcaaatcaaataatgtttttttttctaaagtcAATCTCATAAATACAACCCACCGGATGTTATTTTGGATTGAAAAAGTCGCAGTTTAGTAAAGTTTTATCTGCATCTTGACTGAAATGACGACTTGTCAAGAGTGTGTTTGGCGGTAAATTCTCATCTTTGGTGCTGGATATGTGCATTACCGTTATGAGTAAAAAGCGTACCAAACACATTAACTACCGACCATTGCAAATTAAAATAGTAGAAGTCTCGATCTTGCTGATAGAGAATAAAACACAACTAAAGCTGAGTACCAAACACAACTGAGCACTAGCTAGCTCAGTCGGACAGTCAATCGGTTGGGTGAAAAGGAATCGTCACAACTCTTAAATTAATGATTCTCTTATCCAATTGGGGTCCATGTTGCGAGCGCAATGCACGTTTAACAAtgataaaaaggaaattataCGATACATGAAAATACTCAAACACACATTACATTACAACAGGATATGAGCATGTGGGCAAAAAGAGCGCGTTACCGTTATCAATTTGGATTTTAAATCCAAGAAACTACCACACACTACAAAGATATCAACATCTAAATACCATATTAGCAAAGCACACGCTTCACGCGTATGCTATTAACGCCCAAAAACCTACAAAAATCGAACTCGAAGTCATACATCCAATCGTTAAACAACACCAAAGCCCCTTCAGCTCCTTGACTATCTCTGGTAGGCGCTGCTGACCTCATAAGTGTACCAACCATTTGTGCAAAATGCCTAAAAATTACACCGCACCATTAAACTGCTGTCTGATGGGTGCCGCTTTCCCCATAATTAAATTGCAGCCACACAACGCCCCAGGGTGGGGCAAATATAATTACACACTAAATCTGGGTTGCAATTTTGGACAGCCGCGaaacaaatatgaaaaaattaCCAAGTAATAGTAGCActcggaaaaggaaaaaaatcatcgatAACATGATAAAGCCTCTCCACAAACCACCCCGTTGTTCTCCACCTAACCGCACCCCCATGATTCGGCATTTGCAAGCACAGGTACGTACGTAGTGCCCCTCCTTTTGCCCGTCGTAGAACAAGCAGCTTGGCGAGACGCTCTCTTGCTGGCATTTTCTTTATCGGcatttgtttagttttgaCTCGATAGGAAATTATCTTGAGCCAATTTCTCCAACCTACGCACGTACTGAACCTACACAGTGTTGCTTCCATTATGCGCCACTAATTATGTTTACTCTAGCTACCTCTACTGCTACTTCAACACGAAACATGGTTCATTTcactattattttatttttataaaactggctactaataataaatttaatgctcACTTTCCCTCATCTTCTGAGCCATCGATAAGTCCTCGGCAGTCTTTAATATACTTCCTCGTAAAATTGCTTTTAGATTTCTTGTTTTCAAACAATCttcattttgttgctgttcgttagtttttttttaaagtacctATTTCACTTGATCGTGCGGTAAATGCACCGCTCATCACGTTCTCGGATTGAGCTAAGGATTAAATTCAAGAGCCCCCCATAGAAAATTTGCGATCGGCTATCGTGATTACCGATAACTGTTGTGCGACTGATTAGAGcaacttttattttacaatacgGTTCCGAAGGGCTTGATGCGTCGTCAAAACAAAGCCGGGCATCGGGTGTCCTAAAATGCTAACAGACGGAATTACGAGCTTAGCCTTTGGTGGCCTCTGATTGATATCACCCTCCACTAATCTCTTCAATTAAGTTCACTACTCGATTTTGGACCCTTTTAAGGACAACGACGGTGAAGATGGAACGGAGGGTGGTAGTGGGGCGGCCGGTGCTTCCAAAGATGATAACGATCGGACAACCAATCTGCCTTCGAGTACGGTCGAGTTGGAGGTATTGTCGTCCATCGCATCCGGATCGTCTTCATCTCTTCGGTCGGAGTGATTGATAACGTCACCTACACTGTTACCGGTACTGTCGCCCCTTCGGAGTTTCTGTAGTGCCAACTGTCGGTTCAGTTCGGCCGTTTCTTTGTTCAGTTTAGCTGTTTCTAGTTCAGTTTTCAGTATCTGCATGCGCAACTCGTGCTCACTCTGGTGTTGCGACTCGAGCAACTTCTTCAGACCGGCGTTTGCACTTCTGCCGGTCAGCAGTGGTGAGTCGGTGCCGGGATGTGCACCACCGTCGTGCTCATCATCGTGCAGGTGCGCACCATTGGCTCCGTTTGCGAGACCCTGTAGTAGATGGTTGGCCGCCGCACTGTGTCCTACTCCGGTCGGTGAATCCGGTGGCTGATGGTGGTTTACCGTGCTGAGGTTGTGTGCCTCCTGGAAAGCATTCTTCCAGTGGCCTAGCTCGCTCATACGGTTGAAACGATTCTTAAGTAGGTTCAGCGCCTCGAGGGTGTTGCTCAGATCCGTCTGTGACAGATTTGCGTTTGCCGCACCTCCGTGAGCAGTCAGATCGGCTAGGCTTGATTCACTGCCGAAAGCTGTCCGGTTGAACGCGTCAAGACTTTCGAGCAGTTTGTTGCCACTGGCGgtattgttgttattgttgttattgtgaTTGCTTCCGGATCCACCGGTACTGctaagatgatgatgatcgctgTTGGCCAGACGGTTCGCAAAGCTGGACGCTAGTAGCTCGCTGAACCGGCTGTGGGCTGCATCC encodes the following:
- the LOC126562020 gene encoding homeobox protein 5, coding for MLQSSLGQAQRFKKRERTQNWAYEEKHFLLELCRKDMHIIENKRLDSALTTLKNRAWKIIHQQFAIAFGTDRNCNRLKEQWRRMKACTRAEMLDYQQRIQRFGQEVADRKKPSQFTFEIWEFMQEAKKVCKNELMDDVDYSKMKLSLEENLPQGVSIKDCSDENDDESSSMWDKNSQNICEVQIKEDSHDELDEYDKGPATKYPRLRGLSSTSSPFGTGSSAADAAHSRFSELLASSFANRLANSDHHHLSSTGGSGSNHNNNNNNNTASGNKLLESLDAFNRTAFGSESSLADLTAHGGAANANLSQTDLSNTLEALNLLKNRFNRMSELGHWKNAFQEAHNLSTVNHHQPPDSPTGVGHSAAANHLLQGLANGANGAHLHDDEHDGGAHPGTDSPLLTGRSANAGLKKLLESQHQSEHELRMQILKTELETAKLNKETAELNRQLALQKLRRGDSTGNSVGDVINHSDRRDEDDPDAMDDNTSNSTVLEGRLVVRSLSSLEAPAAPLPPSVPSSPSLSLKGSKIE